A portion of the Paenibacillus hamazuiensis genome contains these proteins:
- a CDS encoding sugar ABC transporter ATP-binding protein produces the protein MSSEYILEMDGITKEFPGVKALDNIQLKVRKGTVHALMGENGAGKSTLMKIIFGIYTPDQGTIRFKGEEIKLAGSKDALARGISMIHQELSPVPQMTVAENIFLGREATFGFGWINKKKMIEDTRKLFETLHIDLDPNTKMANLSIANTQMVEIAAAISYDADLIIMDEPTSAITDKEVEQLFRMIGSLKAKGVSIIYISHMMDEIFRICDDITVFRDGQYVGTKAAGELDQESLIQMMVGREIKMVFHKDEAEIGDVVLSVRNLTRNGKFKDISFDVRKGEILGIAGLMGAGRTEVIESIFGIHPPDSGEIWVDGRKVHITSPRDAIKHKIGLLTEDRKITGALLPLSIRDNMIVSSIDSYLNKAKLINRKLVDDMCALFVERLNIKTPSLDQQIVNLSGGNQQKVLLARWLLNNPDILILDEPTRGIDVGAKSEIHKLMSRLAQTGKAIVMISSELPEILGMSDRVIVMHEGAKKGELAREEANQQKIMELAYS, from the coding sequence ATGAGTTCGGAGTACATTTTGGAAATGGATGGAATCACCAAGGAATTTCCGGGTGTCAAAGCTCTCGACAACATTCAATTGAAGGTGCGCAAAGGGACGGTCCATGCTTTAATGGGGGAAAATGGCGCCGGCAAATCGACATTGATGAAAATCATTTTCGGCATTTATACGCCCGATCAAGGCACGATTAGGTTTAAAGGCGAGGAAATCAAACTTGCCGGCTCCAAGGACGCCTTGGCGAGAGGGATCTCCATGATTCACCAGGAGCTGAGCCCCGTGCCCCAAATGACGGTGGCGGAAAATATTTTTCTGGGACGTGAAGCAACGTTCGGTTTCGGCTGGATCAATAAAAAGAAAATGATCGAGGATACGAGAAAGCTGTTCGAAACGTTACACATCGATTTGGACCCCAATACAAAGATGGCAAATCTCAGCATTGCGAATACGCAGATGGTGGAAATCGCTGCGGCCATCTCCTACGATGCGGATTTGATCATCATGGACGAACCGACCTCGGCCATTACGGACAAAGAAGTCGAGCAATTGTTCCGCATGATCGGATCCCTGAAAGCGAAAGGGGTCTCGATCATCTATATCTCGCATATGATGGACGAGATTTTCCGGATTTGCGACGATATTACCGTATTCAGGGACGGACAATACGTAGGTACGAAAGCGGCGGGCGAGCTGGATCAGGAATCGCTGATTCAGATGATGGTAGGCCGGGAAATCAAGATGGTGTTCCATAAGGACGAAGCGGAAATCGGCGACGTGGTGTTGTCCGTACGAAATTTGACCCGAAACGGTAAGTTCAAGGACATCAGCTTTGATGTGAGGAAGGGGGAGATTCTGGGAATCGCAGGGTTGATGGGGGCCGGCAGAACGGAAGTGATCGAGAGCATATTCGGCATCCATCCTCCCGACTCAGGGGAAATTTGGGTTGACGGCCGCAAGGTCCATATCACTTCTCCTCGCGACGCGATAAAGCACAAAATCGGCTTGCTGACGGAGGACCGAAAAATTACGGGGGCTCTTCTTCCCTTGTCGATCAGGGATAATATGATCGTTTCCAGCATCGACAGCTATTTGAATAAAGCAAAGTTAATCAATCGAAAATTGGTCGACGATATGTGCGCGTTATTTGTGGAGCGGTTAAACATCAAGACGCCGAGCCTCGACCAGCAGATCGTAAATCTGAGCGGAGGCAATCAGCAAAAGGTTTTGCTGGCCAGATGGCTGTTAAACAATCCGGATATTCTTATTTTGGATGAGCCCACAAGGGGAATCGATGTCGGCGCCAAATCGGAAATCCATAAGCTGATGTCCCGATTGGCCCAAACGGGCAAAGCGATCGTCATGATCTCCTCCGAGCTTCCCGAAATTTTGGGAATGAGCGACAGGGTCATCGTTATGCACGAAGGCGCGAAAAAGGGCGAATTAGCCCGCGAAGAAGCCAATCAGCAAAAAATAATGGAACTGGCCTACAGCTGA
- the ggt gene encoding gamma-glutamyltransferase, whose translation MEKAMSGASVMVVSPHALASAAGARILERGGNAFDAAVAVSACLAVVYPHMTGVGGDSFWLMYHSQERAVRAYNGSGRSGYGAAIELFAGEASIPVRGIRSIVTVPGMVDSWDAVLREYGRMRLADVLEPAIAYAEGGFPLSPDQHKDTRLRRDVLAAEPSTARIYLPARKVPEAGARFVQKELAQTLRQIALKGRDEFYKGELAGRIVSFLGERNGLLAAEDFADHAGSWVTPAAGSYRGLDLYQLPPNSQGFTAIMAAQIIENCDFGGVEHGSYEYYHLLIEALKLSFRDRNRTLTDPEFADIPLASFLDKSYCRQLYSQIAMDRALTLEPERLGSDTAYAAVVDKDGNAVSFIQSLYFEFGSGVVAGDTGILLQNRGSYFSLDPGHVNRLEPRKRTFHTLMPAMALREGKPYLLYGTQGGEGQPQTQTALLTRMVDYGMDPQTAINEPRWVWGRTWGDESQELRLESRIGEKVAARLAQAGHKVRMVGDYDGVVGHAQAILIDESGFRIGGSDPRCDGAAIGW comes from the coding sequence ATGGAAAAAGCGATGAGCGGAGCTTCGGTTATGGTCGTCAGCCCGCATGCCCTTGCCTCTGCCGCAGGCGCGAGGATTTTGGAAAGAGGCGGGAACGCCTTTGACGCCGCCGTTGCGGTGAGCGCGTGCTTGGCCGTCGTTTACCCGCATATGACCGGGGTCGGCGGGGATTCGTTCTGGTTGATGTATCATTCGCAGGAACGCGCCGTTAGGGCCTATAACGGAAGCGGGCGTTCGGGATACGGGGCCGCCATCGAGCTTTTTGCCGGGGAAGCCTCCATACCGGTAAGGGGAATTCGCAGCATCGTTACGGTTCCCGGCATGGTCGACAGCTGGGATGCCGTTCTGCGCGAATACGGGCGGATGCGGCTCGCCGACGTGCTTGAGCCGGCGATCGCCTACGCGGAAGGAGGCTTTCCGCTTTCCCCGGACCAGCATAAGGATACGCGTTTAAGGCGGGATGTGCTGGCGGCGGAGCCGTCTACGGCCCGCATATACCTGCCGGCACGCAAGGTGCCGGAAGCGGGGGCCCGCTTCGTGCAGAAGGAGCTGGCGCAAACGCTGCGGCAAATTGCTCTTAAAGGCCGCGACGAATTTTATAAAGGCGAGCTGGCGGGACGAATCGTCTCGTTTCTCGGGGAGCGAAACGGCTTGCTGGCGGCCGAAGATTTCGCCGATCATGCGGGCAGCTGGGTTACTCCGGCCGCGGGCAGCTACAGGGGCCTGGATTTGTACCAGCTGCCGCCCAACTCGCAAGGATTTACGGCGATCATGGCCGCCCAAATCATCGAAAATTGCGACTTCGGCGGAGTGGAACACGGCTCGTACGAATATTATCATCTCCTTATCGAAGCGTTAAAGCTGTCGTTCCGGGACCGCAACCGTACCCTGACGGATCCGGAATTTGCCGATATTCCGCTGGCCTCCTTCCTGGATAAAAGCTATTGCCGGCAGCTGTACTCGCAGATCGCGATGGATCGTGCGCTCACGCTGGAGCCGGAGCGGCTGGGCAGCGACACCGCGTATGCCGCGGTCGTCGACAAAGACGGCAACGCGGTGTCGTTTATACAAAGCTTGTACTTCGAGTTTGGCTCCGGCGTCGTTGCCGGGGATACGGGAATTTTGCTGCAAAACCGCGGCTCCTATTTCTCGCTGGACCCCGGCCATGTGAACCGCTTGGAGCCGCGCAAGCGGACATTCCACACGCTCATGCCGGCGATGGCGCTTCGTGAAGGCAAGCCGTATCTCCTGTACGGAACGCAAGGAGGCGAAGGGCAGCCGCAAACCCAAACGGCGCTGCTGACGCGGATGGTCGATTACGGTATGGACCCTCAAACGGCGATCAACGAGCCTCGCTGGGTATGGGGGAGGACCTGGGGAGATGAAAGCCAGGAGCTCCGTCTGGAGAGCCGGATCGGCGAAAAGGTTGCGGCACGGCTCGCTCAGGCGGGGCATAAAGTGCGCATGGTAGGCGATTACGACGGGGTGGTCGGCCATGCGCAGGCGATCTTGATTGACGAAAGCGGTTTTCGGATTGGCGGATCCGACCCGCGCTGCGACGGAGCGGCAATCGGCTGGTAA
- a CDS encoding creatininase family protein, which yields MSKLHWPELLPSEFKARQAECPVVYLPIGLCEPHGPISALGLDSLKAVHICTETAKIAGGIIAPAVGYHIHEAGPSARWLEDNVGEQNPFMTSISPKTFFLLYVDQLRAFYNAGFKAVIALSGHGGAHQEDLKVVSDAFMKEFDINVWYGTDFELTAERFSGDHAGQYEISALLSIRPDLIDLSVMPAGEDAVSRFALHESAGKAESDYGKQIMHTAIENLADKVRLMAIRSNENRDRKPLSFADIESFWNRTMKSVEKWSCFQPREGQLPVSMSSRWKANEYLTDVQP from the coding sequence ATGTCTAAGCTGCACTGGCCCGAACTGCTTCCATCCGAGTTTAAAGCAAGGCAAGCTGAATGCCCGGTGGTGTATCTGCCCATCGGATTGTGCGAACCTCACGGACCCATCAGCGCTTTAGGCCTGGATAGTTTGAAAGCTGTGCACATATGTACGGAAACGGCGAAAATCGCCGGGGGCATCATTGCCCCGGCCGTCGGCTACCATATTCACGAAGCCGGTCCGTCAGCCAGATGGCTGGAGGACAATGTCGGGGAGCAAAATCCGTTTATGACGTCGATTTCCCCAAAAACATTTTTCTTATTGTATGTGGACCAGCTTCGCGCTTTTTATAACGCAGGGTTTAAAGCTGTGATCGCTTTGTCCGGCCATGGCGGAGCGCATCAGGAGGATTTAAAAGTCGTTTCCGACGCCTTCATGAAAGAATTTGATATAAATGTCTGGTATGGCACCGACTTTGAGCTGACTGCGGAACGGTTTTCCGGCGACCACGCCGGACAATATGAGATTTCCGCTCTGCTGTCGATCCGCCCGGATTTGATCGATTTGAGTGTGATGCCTGCGGGCGAAGATGCCGTCTCGAGGTTTGCCCTGCATGAGAGTGCGGGAAAAGCGGAATCGGATTATGGTAAACAAATTATGCATACGGCTATAGAAAACTTGGCGGATAAAGTTCGCTTGATGGCGATCCGTTCCAACGAAAATAGGGATCGAAAGCCGCTATCTTTTGCCGACATCGAATCATTCTGGAACAGGACAATGAAATCGGTCGAGAAGTGGTCCTGTTTTCAGCCCAGAGAAGGTCAGCTGCCTGTTTCCATGTCATCCCGCTGGAAAGCAAACGAATATTTAACCGACGTTCAGCCTTGA
- a CDS encoding ferritin-like domain-containing protein yields MKDEKDFEGLEKKQTDADRSPLRQRFLRPVDTANELKHLLWQELKLSKLIGGWIPAIPVYEQKMTLGRYAYLHNRNVKCLYERIQELPGGLGEKEWIPDLTNEAMERIFAAPDEKTFFLSYHFVLKKLYEQYDALMLRLDPILNLPTIDQITFIFVERETMLGWVWRQVQFASSNSEEETLLMMEWESYISAVWQAFETNARHQSGADAIIWPVTIAKNPAGPLPEKAKLEPRFPRYQGEKPIQSYSDSSMSVLHDSVKQMIYIYATEIFAGETLSTIYYYVDHMPLPFYFDMARHMWDEFRHSQMGMRRLEQLGYTVDQFKWLTGPGKDDVKQQFTELYSSLTMLGEACGFKKKRKSAEAFWKFGDVLSAVTVEFDLIDERRHIDFGTRWGPELYKKIDVIISFQEMAEKARMRRLTELETVPPEEIAKLAKNFPVFCGFHTSELAYNNY; encoded by the coding sequence ATGAAAGACGAGAAAGATTTCGAAGGCCTGGAGAAGAAGCAAACCGATGCGGACCGAAGTCCGTTAAGACAGCGCTTTCTTAGACCGGTAGATACGGCCAATGAATTGAAGCATCTTTTATGGCAGGAATTGAAGCTGTCGAAATTGATCGGCGGCTGGATCCCGGCCATTCCGGTTTACGAGCAAAAAATGACCTTGGGACGTTACGCATACCTGCACAATCGAAATGTAAAATGTTTATACGAACGTATTCAGGAGCTTCCCGGCGGATTGGGCGAGAAAGAATGGATTCCGGATTTGACGAACGAAGCGATGGAAAGAATTTTCGCAGCCCCTGACGAAAAAACGTTTTTCCTCAGCTATCATTTCGTTTTGAAAAAACTGTATGAGCAGTATGATGCGTTGATGCTTCGATTGGACCCTATTCTCAACCTGCCGACAATCGATCAAATTACATTTATTTTCGTCGAGCGGGAAACGATGCTTGGGTGGGTATGGCGTCAAGTACAGTTCGCTTCTTCCAATAGCGAGGAAGAGACGCTGCTGATGATGGAATGGGAATCTTACATTTCCGCTGTATGGCAAGCTTTCGAAACGAATGCCAGGCATCAAAGCGGTGCCGATGCCATCATTTGGCCTGTAACCATCGCGAAAAATCCGGCGGGACCGCTTCCCGAGAAAGCAAAGCTGGAGCCGAGGTTTCCGAGGTACCAAGGGGAAAAGCCGATTCAGTCTTATTCCGATTCGAGCATGTCCGTGCTGCACGACAGCGTCAAACAAATGATTTACATTTATGCCACGGAAATTTTTGCGGGCGAAACCTTATCTACCATTTATTATTACGTCGATCATATGCCGCTGCCGTTTTATTTTGATATGGCGCGTCATATGTGGGATGAGTTCCGTCACAGCCAGATGGGCATGAGAAGATTGGAACAATTGGGGTATACGGTCGATCAATTCAAATGGTTAACCGGTCCCGGCAAAGATGACGTCAAACAGCAGTTTACGGAGCTGTATTCGTCTTTAACCATGCTTGGGGAAGCGTGCGGCTTCAAGAAGAAGCGTAAATCGGCGGAGGCGTTCTGGAAATTCGGGGATGTGCTATCCGCAGTTACGGTTGAATTCGATCTTATCGACGAAAGACGGCATATTGATTTCGGAACGAGATGGGGTCCGGAGCTTTACAAAAAAATCGATGTGATCATTTCCTTCCAGGAGATGGCGGAGAAAGCCAGAATGCGAAGACTGACGGAGCTGGAAACGGTGCCGCCGGAGGAAATCGCCAAGCTGGCGAAAAACTTCCCGGTATTTTGCGGCTTCCATACTTCCGAGCTTGCTTACAACAATTATTAA
- a CDS encoding carbohydrate ABC transporter permease, translating into MISSLRTKVLFLGVFIAPSMLLLSLLMLYPLLNSIYLSLTEFNFVYSEKPVFIGLGNYIKLLSDPEFWNAAKNTLIFATFFFILLISFSLLVALLVTSDLRGMKLLRTVVFLPIIVALSLTGVIFQWILNFKFGIVNHVLDLLHLPYLIKNWLGDPDVALFSIILVSVWRYSGIVMILFIAGLQAIPGDLYEAAKIDGAGWWHRFIYVTIPNLKETFIVTGVWGIMNSIKVFEQPFVMAYGGPAGATTTLYFYSWRSSFEFYEMGYGSAIAYVVALLVLIASGLNIFVLNRDKNLT; encoded by the coding sequence ATGATTTCGAGTTTGCGTACGAAGGTTCTCTTTCTTGGAGTATTTATTGCGCCGTCCATGCTGCTGCTTAGTTTATTAATGCTGTATCCGCTGCTGAATTCGATTTATTTAAGCTTAACGGAATTTAACTTTGTATATTCAGAAAAACCTGTGTTTATCGGACTCGGCAACTATATTAAACTTCTTTCCGATCCCGAATTTTGGAATGCGGCAAAAAATACGCTCATTTTCGCCACGTTCTTTTTTATCTTGTTAATCTCTTTCTCCCTGCTCGTAGCACTCCTCGTGACATCCGATCTGCGCGGCATGAAACTGCTCAGAACCGTTGTGTTCCTGCCGATCATTGTCGCACTTTCATTAACGGGAGTCATCTTTCAATGGATTTTAAATTTTAAGTTTGGAATTGTAAATCATGTGTTGGATTTGCTGCACCTTCCGTATTTGATTAAAAATTGGCTCGGGGATCCCGATGTGGCGTTATTTTCTATCATATTGGTCAGTGTTTGGAGATACTCGGGAATTGTTATGATCCTGTTTATCGCAGGTTTGCAAGCTATCCCCGGGGACTTGTACGAAGCGGCAAAAATTGACGGCGCCGGTTGGTGGCATCGATTTATTTACGTGACCATCCCCAATTTGAAGGAAACCTTTATCGTCACCGGGGTTTGGGGGATTATGAACAGCATTAAAGTATTCGAGCAGCCGTTTGTCATGGCTTATGGCGGGCCCGCCGGGGCCACGACCACCTTGTATTTTTATTCGTGGCGATCTTCGTTTGAATTTTATGAAATGGGTTACGGCTCGGCTATAGCTTACGTGGTGGCGCTTCTCGTGCTTATTGCGAGCGGTCTAAATATATTCGTGCTTAACAGGGACAAAAACCTCACATGA
- a CDS encoding aldo/keto reductase, whose protein sequence is MQISNFRSDSNLFRLAYGAMGLGGVFGERDEGELIRSVHTAWEEGVNFIDTARAYGRSEEIIGKALKQWAGPKPFIATKALAAAAPAGAYPGMGWQYPLPLETTYPKGAIRRSAEESLRNLGVETIDLLQMHQYWAWDASDYWMEELLRLKEEGKIRYIGISVPDHRHELAFHLIPTGLIDSIQTIINIFDSQAFDCLVPLCQKHGVAVIARCIMDEAGLAGVIRTETTFDVSDYRHRYFDAVPREWYIAKVDRLRPFIPDYAISLADLAIRFVLSHPGVTVALASLQSLKHAKANIESAKRPPLPADVFNRLLYRHRWIKNFYQERRATQRIEANGNV, encoded by the coding sequence ATGCAGATCAGCAATTTTCGATCGGATTCCAACCTGTTTAGATTGGCGTATGGAGCTATGGGACTCGGGGGAGTTTTTGGAGAGCGGGATGAGGGGGAGCTGATTCGTTCTGTTCATACCGCATGGGAGGAAGGGGTTAACTTCATCGATACGGCAAGGGCTTACGGACGCTCGGAAGAAATCATCGGCAAAGCTTTGAAACAATGGGCGGGCCCCAAGCCTTTTATTGCAACGAAAGCATTGGCAGCTGCCGCTCCTGCCGGCGCTTATCCGGGGATGGGCTGGCAATACCCGCTTCCGCTTGAAACGACATACCCTAAAGGGGCCATTCGCAGAAGCGCCGAAGAGTCGCTGCGAAATTTGGGAGTGGAAACGATAGATTTGCTTCAAATGCACCAATACTGGGCTTGGGACGCAAGCGATTACTGGATGGAGGAGCTGCTCAGGCTTAAGGAGGAAGGCAAGATCCGTTATATCGGCATATCCGTTCCCGACCATCGGCATGAACTTGCTTTTCATTTGATTCCAACCGGATTAATTGACTCTATACAGACAATAATCAATATATTCGACTCCCAGGCCTTCGATTGTCTTGTTCCATTGTGCCAAAAGCACGGTGTGGCTGTTATTGCCCGCTGCATTATGGATGAGGCGGGGCTGGCCGGTGTAATTCGAACGGAGACTACTTTTGATGTCTCGGATTATCGTCATAGATATTTTGACGCCGTGCCCAGAGAATGGTATATCGCAAAAGTAGATCGGCTCCGTCCGTTCATTCCCGATTATGCAATCAGCTTGGCCGACCTGGCGATCCGATTCGTACTTTCCCATCCCGGGGTAACGGTGGCGCTGGCCTCGCTGCAAAGCCTGAAGCATGCCAAGGCCAATATCGAATCGGCGAAAAGACCTCCTTTGCCGGCAGACGTGTTCAACCGGCTTCTTTACCGGCATCGATGGATAAAAAATTTTTATCAGGAAAGAAGAGCTACGCAGCGAATTGAGGCGAACGGGAATGTCTAA
- a CDS encoding helix-turn-helix domain-containing protein — translation MFFEQFILENDFVFQTKTGMLEEHELHIHDILEIHVLQHNEARFQLTHRQYDGRPGDVFLFRPFEPHWNLVKDPEKPIQWVSILYSPSIARLIPDGYKLLTPFYAVEAISPYIAGDDECAKAIQKLASKAVNEEQEKNIGWKSKQFMYLIDILVHILRHSLGSRPDKLNEEMDQSIIKAIEYVLMNFTQNIDMERLVMLTGKKRTFFYKKFKAVTGVTPNQFIHRLRMQAAIYLLGHTDKSVTDIAYECGYDTLQYFITHFRQHYGMSPREYRKKRTML, via the coding sequence GTGTTCTTCGAACAATTTATACTTGAGAACGATTTCGTATTTCAAACGAAAACAGGGATGCTTGAAGAACATGAATTGCATATTCACGATATTTTGGAAATCCATGTGCTTCAACATAATGAAGCGCGGTTTCAGCTGACGCACAGGCAATATGACGGCCGGCCCGGAGATGTTTTTTTGTTCCGGCCATTTGAACCGCATTGGAATTTGGTAAAAGACCCGGAAAAGCCAATTCAATGGGTCAGCATTTTGTATTCTCCTTCGATCGCCCGTCTTATTCCCGACGGCTATAAGCTTTTAACCCCTTTTTATGCGGTGGAAGCGATATCTCCTTACATAGCGGGGGATGATGAATGCGCCAAAGCGATCCAAAAACTCGCCTCCAAAGCCGTAAACGAGGAACAGGAAAAGAACATAGGCTGGAAAAGCAAACAGTTTATGTACTTGATCGATATTCTTGTTCATATTTTGCGCCATAGCCTGGGAAGCCGGCCGGACAAGCTTAATGAAGAGATGGATCAAAGCATTATCAAAGCGATTGAATACGTGTTGATGAATTTTACGCAAAATATCGACATGGAGCGGCTGGTTATGCTGACGGGGAAGAAGCGGACGTTTTTTTATAAGAAGTTTAAAGCGGTCACCGGGGTGACGCCGAATCAGTTTATTCACCGGCTGCGTATGCAAGCGGCTATTTATTTGCTCGGCCATACCGACAAATCGGTTACGGATATCGCTTACGAATGCGGTTATGATACGCTTCAATATTTTATAACCCATTTCCGTCAACATTACGGGATGTCCCCGCGGGAGTACCGGAAGAAGCGTACAATGTTATAA
- a CDS encoding carbohydrate ABC transporter permease gives MSRFILYVISGLIGLLFIAPFIWILLTSLKSDQDIYGAVRILPQEWTLVQYIHIFQGSVNLGMYFMNSISITAVSVAAVVLLSSMSGYGFARFKFKGDVLFIGFLLLIMAVPWAVYLVPIYIMESKSGLINTKLGLILPYITLNLPLAILIMRGNYRGVSKEIEEAALMDGCTVFQTWYRIMLPIVKPGLATVFIFSAIQIWEEFMFARTLVSDNINWTLPVGITMLRSEAQSWAFGTLSAAIILSLIPLLTVFILAQQYFIRGITDGAIKG, from the coding sequence ATGTCGCGTTTCATACTTTATGTCATATCCGGCTTGATAGGCTTACTGTTTATAGCCCCTTTTATATGGATTTTACTCACTTCTTTAAAAAGCGATCAGGATATCTACGGTGCCGTTCGAATCCTTCCGCAGGAATGGACCTTGGTTCAATATATCCATATTTTTCAAGGATCCGTAAATTTGGGCATGTACTTTATGAACAGTATCAGTATAACGGCAGTCAGTGTAGCTGCCGTCGTTTTATTAAGCAGTATGAGCGGATACGGGTTTGCGCGTTTCAAATTTAAAGGGGATGTTTTGTTTATCGGGTTTTTATTGTTAATTATGGCGGTTCCATGGGCCGTGTATCTGGTTCCGATTTATATCATGGAAAGCAAATCAGGGCTTATCAATACCAAGCTCGGACTTATTTTGCCTTATATTACGTTAAATTTGCCGCTGGCTATATTGATCATGAGAGGCAATTATAGAGGAGTTTCCAAAGAGATCGAAGAAGCGGCATTAATGGACGGATGTACGGTTTTTCAAACATGGTACCGCATCATGCTGCCGATTGTTAAGCCCGGTCTGGCTACCGTATTTATTTTTAGCGCAATACAGATTTGGGAAGAATTCATGTTCGCCCGGACGTTGGTCTCCGATAATATCAATTGGACCTTGCCAGTGGGGATAACCATGCTTCGAAGCGAGGCTCAATCCTGGGCTTTCGGCACTTTAAGCGCCGCAATCATACTCTCGTTAATTCCTCTTCTCACCGTATTTATTTTGGCTCAGCAATATTTTATCCGGGGAATAACCGACGGTGCAATAAAAGGCTGA
- a CDS encoding extracellular solute-binding protein: MKRKWVAAAFGLVLATNMIGCSNLDSPANNANKSTDPGIQTEGDMYKDKTLVISAQAWIIDKWPLKEAAQKFMDAHPGVKVEIKPAPDKGEADPYLLQWSQGKTSFDLALGGSPADLSPYVAKGFLTEFDEAFFSKIGKDKFVKSLLDQGKFGGKQYAVPLLGEAISLNVNVDHMKEAGLVDSNGKPKAPKDWNELYDFAKKLTKTDNGKTVRYGLAVDLAANFINLNYYSGLVGTNNGKFLSDDGKTIDFTSGKAKDLLMFWQKLIKDGYGPSDGLIDANAGRNALKAGTVSMLWTASSRTQETEAVLGKGKVVNLPLPGTDTSGSIIFTHGMYIPKLSKNTELAKQFIQEQLLNVYGQQWSAEKFGKLPVISEYYDALDPGIKSLLAVMNNSKSEPLYQEQGKITELIHREVSKMLTSGQSVDETAAKLSTGFKALNVHMIQ, from the coding sequence ATGAAAAGAAAATGGGTGGCTGCGGCTTTTGGTTTGGTGTTGGCAACAAACATGATAGGCTGTTCAAATCTCGATTCGCCTGCAAATAATGCTAATAAATCTACGGATCCCGGAATACAAACGGAAGGCGACATGTATAAAGATAAAACGCTGGTCATTTCCGCGCAGGCCTGGATTATCGATAAGTGGCCTTTAAAGGAAGCCGCGCAAAAATTCATGGACGCTCATCCGGGCGTAAAGGTTGAAATTAAGCCGGCTCCGGACAAGGGCGAGGCGGATCCGTACCTGCTTCAATGGTCCCAGGGAAAAACGAGTTTTGACTTGGCGCTCGGCGGATCGCCGGCAGACCTTTCCCCTTATGTAGCCAAAGGTTTTTTAACGGAATTCGATGAAGCTTTCTTCTCCAAGATCGGTAAAGACAAGTTTGTCAAATCGCTGCTGGATCAAGGGAAATTCGGAGGAAAGCAGTATGCCGTGCCTCTGCTCGGTGAAGCGATCAGCTTAAACGTTAACGTGGATCACATGAAAGAAGCCGGATTGGTTGACTCGAACGGAAAACCGAAAGCTCCCAAAGATTGGAACGAGCTTTATGATTTTGCCAAAAAGCTGACGAAGACGGATAACGGGAAAACAGTCCGTTATGGCTTGGCGGTTGATTTGGCGGCGAATTTTATTAATTTGAATTATTATTCGGGCCTCGTCGGAACCAATAACGGAAAGTTTTTATCGGATGACGGAAAAACAATTGATTTTACAAGCGGCAAAGCCAAGGATCTGTTAATGTTTTGGCAAAAGTTAATTAAAGACGGCTATGGACCATCCGACGGATTAATCGATGCCAATGCGGGGCGCAACGCCTTGAAGGCGGGAACCGTCAGTATGCTATGGACGGCAAGCTCGAGAACTCAGGAAACGGAAGCCGTGCTGGGCAAGGGGAAGGTCGTCAATCTTCCGCTTCCGGGGACGGATACGAGCGGAAGTATAATATTTACGCATGGCATGTACATTCCTAAACTTTCGAAAAATACCGAACTGGCCAAACAATTCATCCAGGAGCAGCTGCTTAACGTTTACGGACAGCAATGGTCGGCGGAGAAATTCGGCAAGCTGCCGGTCATCAGCGAATATTACGATGCCTTGGACCCAGGAATAAAGAGCTTGCTCGCCGTTATGAACAATTCCAAAAGCGAGCCTTTGTATCAAGAGCAGGGCAAAATTACGGAGCTGATTCATCGGGAAGTATCCAAGATGCTCACGTCCGGTCAATCGGTCGATGAAACGGCCGCTAAATTGTCAACAGGTTTTAAAGCGCTCAACGTTCATATGATCCAATAA